From the Trichocoleus desertorum ATA4-8-CV12 genome, the window TCCCCCAGGATTGGGGGATTGAGGGGGCCAGATGGGGCTAGGGGGTTAGGTCACGGTTTAAACATGACTCGCATGCAGTTATCTTGTTTGTTTTTGAACATTTCGAAGCCGCGTTTGGCTTCTTCTAGGGGTAGGGTGTGAGTGAGGACGGCAGAGGGATCGATGCCGCCGTTGAGGACGTGTTCTAGCAACATGGGGATGTAGCGCTGGCCGTGCATTTGCCCCATTTTGAAGGTCAAGCCTTTGTTGAAGGCTGCGCCGAAGGGCATTTTGTCTACGAAGCCAGAATAGACTCCCATGATCGAGAGAGTGCCGCCTTTGCGACAGGCGACCATCATTTGCCGTAGGACGTTGGGGCGATCGGTTTCTAGGCGAACGGCTTGCTTGGCTTTGTCGTAGAAGCCTTCTACACCCATGCCATGTGCTTCTAGTCCCACCGCATCAATGCAGCTATCGGGGCCGCGTCCTCCGGTCATTTCTTTGAGAGCTTCGCCTGCGTCTACTTCTTCGTAGTTGATCACTTCGGCTTTGACCCATTCCCGTGCCATTCGGAGGCGTTCGGGGAAGCGATCGATCGCGATCACTCGTTCCGCACCCAGCATATAGGCACTGTGCATGGCGAATAAACCCACGGCACCTGCCCCCCAAACCGCGACGGTATCTCCGGGTTGGATGTCGCACATTTCTGCGCCCATGTATCCGGTGGGGAAAGCGTCGGAGAGAAAGAGTAATTTCTCGTCGGGGATGCCTTCTGGAACTTTAATCGCGCCGTGGTCGGCAAAGGGGACGCGGATATATTCGGCGTGGGCTCCAGCGTAGCCTCCGAAGGCATGGGAGTAGCCAAAAATTCCAGCGGTGGAGTAACCTGTGACTTGTTCTTGTAGCCAGCCTTTGGGGTTGGAGTTGTCGCACAGAGACCACTGTTGCAGGTTGCAGTAAGAGCATTGACCGCAACCAATGATCGAGGAAACGACGACGCGATCGCCTCGTTGCAATTTCCGCACTTCGCTGCCCACCTCGACCACTTCGCCCATAAATTCGTGACCAATAATGTCACCGGGCTGCATGGTGGGGATGTAGCCGTCATAAATGTGGAGATCGGAGCCACAGATGGCCGCTGCTGTCACCTTGATAATTGCGTCTCGCGGATTGAGAATTTTAGGGTCGGGAACGGTGTCTACGCGCACATCATTCGCCCCATGCCAGCAAACTGCTCTCATCGAATGATTACTCCTGCCTAGTGGGACTCGCGACAGGATGTTTGCCCTTCGGTGGTGGCAATTTCGCCAGCTTCCATCAGCATCTTGAAGCGGCGTAGCTCATCGCCAATTTGCTGTTCGGGTTCTTCGCCCAATAGCTTGGCGATCGCGGCGGAGACGGCACCACCGGGAATGTTGTATTCCATCACGACTTTGACTTCAGTGCCACGATTACCTGTAGCAGGTTGGAAGCGCACAAAGCCAGAGTTATCAACATCGGCGTTCTCAGCAGAAGCCCAGGCAATGAAGCGGTTTTCTTCTTCTTGAATGATGTCGGCATCCCACTCAACACTGTTGCCCAAAGGAGCGCTGGCAATCCAATGCGATCGCGTATTGTTGTAGGCGGTGACAGACTTGAGATGTTTCATGAACCGGGGCAGGTTCTCTAAGTTGCGCCAAAAACGGTATAACTCTTCGGCAGGCTTGTTAATCGTCACAGTTTTTTCGACTTTGATGCCCTTGTTAAGACCCACGGCATCTTGAGCCTGCTGAAGCACTCCTTGAGCCTGTTGCACAGTGCTTTGCTTGGTCATGCCTTGATAAAGCAAGCCCCCGCCTGCAACTGCGGTCAAAACGCCCCGGAGAGAGCGTTGCTGTAAACCTGCTAAAACTAAGGCACCTCCTCCAAGGAGCGAGGCCCAACGCTCAGCATCACTGGCCTCGCTGTTACTAGACTGGTTAGACATGATCGGCTGATTACTACTTTGTTCCATTTGTTTTTCCTTTTTTAGAGTTTCAAATTTGAGTTGATTTACTAAACGCCTAGCCGAGCGGAAAGAAAAGAACTATCTTGTGCGCGTTGCAGCAACTCACAGACTTCGCGATCGCTAGTTTGCGGGAACTCCTCGTACCAGGCTCCGACCGAGTTAAAGCGCTCTGGCATCACAGCACAGATGATGGCGTCTACTTGGGGGCTGATCTGCTCGTATGCTTGCCGCGCTCCCACCGGAACCGCCACCACAATTTCTTGGGGTTGTTGTTGCCGCACCGCCATGACTGCCGCTCGCATGGTGGCTCCTGTGGCCAAGCCATCATCAACCAGAATCACCGTCTGTTCTTGAATCGGGAGAGCAGGGCGATCGCCACGATATAGATGTTCTCGCCGTTCTAATTCTTGTTTCTCGCTCTGCGTTACCTGTTCCAGCGTGGTATCCGAGATCTGCTGCATCTCCACCACATCTTGATTCAGCACCCGCACATCACCGGAAGCGATCGCCCCCATTGCTAGTTCTTCGTGACTAGGAACTCCTAGTTTCCGGACGAGGAAAATATCTAGGGGAGCGTGGAGGGCAGTAGCAATTTCAAAGGCAACCGGAACCCCACCGCGAGGCAAGCCTAAAACCAGCACATCATCGCGCTCGCCATATTGGGTGAGCAAAGCTGCGAGTGCTTGACCTGCTTCGGTTCGGTTTTGAAATCGCTTCATGGTTCAATCCTCCTAACCAGCCTGGAGCGCTAGCGAACTGCAATTATCCTGTCACCTCAACCGCTGACTGCGGCACCGGAGGTAGGCTGAGGGGGGCTAACTGGTCCAGCGCTGATGCGAGCATGGTAAAGATCGGCGACTTGCTGCTCATGCTTGGCAATGTCGATCTCCATGTGATCGAAAATCAGGGTAGTGGTGGGGTCTGTCAGCTTATTCCGCAGCGCATAGGTGTCTACAACTCCGGTTTGCAAATCGCCCAAGGCTCGCCGCAAAATCGAAACATCATCACTGCGGGTCTGCAACCAACCTTTGAGAGTGGCGAGAGTGCCGCTGGCAAACGCTTGCAGAGATTCTTGCTCTCCGAACAGCCGCAACCTTCCT encodes:
- a CDS encoding phosphoribosyltransferase → MKRFQNRTEAGQALAALLTQYGERDDVLVLGLPRGGVPVAFEIATALHAPLDIFLVRKLGVPSHEELAMGAIASGDVRVLNQDVVEMQQISDTTLEQVTQSEKQELERREHLYRGDRPALPIQEQTVILVDDGLATGATMRAAVMAVRQQQPQEIVVAVPVGARQAYEQISPQVDAIICAVMPERFNSVGAWYEEFPQTSDREVCELLQRAQDSSFLSARLGV
- a CDS encoding glutathione-dependent formaldehyde dehydrogenase, translated to MRAVCWHGANDVRVDTVPDPKILNPRDAIIKVTAAAICGSDLHIYDGYIPTMQPGDIIGHEFMGEVVEVGSEVRKLQRGDRVVVSSIIGCGQCSYCNLQQWSLCDNSNPKGWLQEQVTGYSTAGIFGYSHAFGGYAGAHAEYIRVPFADHGAIKVPEGIPDEKLLFLSDAFPTGYMGAEMCDIQPGDTVAVWGAGAVGLFAMHSAYMLGAERVIAIDRFPERLRMAREWVKAEVINYEEVDAGEALKEMTGGRGPDSCIDAVGLEAHGMGVEGFYDKAKQAVRLETDRPNVLRQMMVACRKGGTLSIMGVYSGFVDKMPFGAAFNKGLTFKMGQMHGQRYIPMLLEHVLNGGIDPSAVLTHTLPLEEAKRGFEMFKNKQDNCMRVMFKP
- a CDS encoding SRPBCC family protein, whose product is MEQSSNQPIMSNQSSNSEASDAERWASLLGGGALVLAGLQQRSLRGVLTAVAGGGLLYQGMTKQSTVQQAQGVLQQAQDAVGLNKGIKVEKTVTINKPAEELYRFWRNLENLPRFMKHLKSVTAYNNTRSHWIASAPLGNSVEWDADIIQEEENRFIAWASAENADVDNSGFVRFQPATGNRGTEVKVVMEYNIPGGAVSAAIAKLLGEEPEQQIGDELRRFKMLMEAGEIATTEGQTSCRESH